From Oreochromis niloticus isolate F11D_XX linkage group LG14, O_niloticus_UMD_NMBU, whole genome shotgun sequence, one genomic window encodes:
- the LOC100712494 gene encoding post-GPI attachment to proteins factor 2, with translation MLQSSDILGHERPLVIRVSFATCVLATVCLPLLGLITCVFISSVFHFEDATGTHCQVPNYLPSISASISLSPECHIWRFCIGLHSAPRLLVAFTYFKFYKARFATRFPESSLSCLNLGFSISENLGLLLLTYVSSTETYFVHKEGFVLFIVSSLIYMLITCRLWKSIKKYSLNPEDAKSHHWKVRFLLLNVSFCAFAGFFYWKHNMYCESGSYTFFALFEYLVVFSNMAFHLTAVWDFKSREVMLISSSEDKDF, from the exons ATGCTACAAAGTTCAGATATTTTGGGGCATGAAAGACCCCTGGTTATTAGGGTGTCATTCGCCACCTGTGTTCTGGCGACTGTGTGCCTACCCCTGCTCGGGCTCATCACTTGTGTCTTCATAtcctctgtttttcattttgaagaTGCCACTGGTACACACTGCCAG gtTCCTAATTACCTGCCATCTATAAGTGCCTCTATCAGCTTAAGTCCTGAGTGCCACATTTGGCGATTCTGCATTGGACTACACTCAGCACCAAGATTACTGGTGGCTTTTACCTACTTCAAGTTTTACAAGGCTCGCTTTGCTACCAGGTTTCCAGAGAGTTCACTCAGCTGTTTGAACCTGGGCTTTTCTATATCTGAAAACCTTGGACTCTTGTTGCTCACATATGTATCATCCACTGAGACTTACT TTGTGCATAAGGAAGGTTTTGTCTTGTTCATTGTAAGTTCTCTTATCTACATGTTGATAACCTGCCGTTTATGGAAATCTATTAAGAAATATTCCCTAAATCCTGAG GATGCCAAGTCTCACCACTGGAAAGTGCGTTTCTTACTACTCAATGTAAGCTTCTGTGCTTTTGCCGGATTCTTTTACTGGAAAcacaacatgtactgtgaatcAGGGA gttacacattttttgcCCTGTTTGAGTATCTAGTTGTTTTCTCCAATATGGCCTTCCATCTTACAGCCGTGTGGGACTTTAAGAGCCGGGAGGTCATGCTCATTTCATCTTCAGAGGATAAAGACTTCTGA